A stretch of DNA from Candidatus Atribacteria bacterium:
GTGGCGCTAACAAAGAGGGAAAAATAATTCCCATGACCGTTAAAAAAGGAGATAAAGTAGTTTACGCAAAATATTCCGGAACAGATATTAAAGGGGATGACGATGAAGATTATCTCATTCTGAGCGAAAAAGATATTTTAGCCATCGTTAAATAATCAAGTATAAACACCCAGATTAAAATTAATTCGAAAACAATTTAATTATTAAAAAATATAAAGAGGTTAGATATAAAAGGAGGATAAAGTAAATGGCAAAACAATTTTTATTTGATGAAGATGCAAGAAGAGCCTTAGAGAAAGGCGCAAAAACCTTAGCGGACACCGTAAGGATTACCTTGGGTCCCAAGGGGAGAAATGTGGTTTTAGATAAAAAATTTGGTTCCCCTACCATTACCAATGATGGTGTTACTATTGCACGAGAGATTGATCTCGAAGATGCTTTCGAAAATATGGGAGCGCAGTTTGTTAAGGAGGTAGCAACCAAGACTAATGATATTGCTGGAGATGGTACTACTACGGCAACTGTTTTAGCCCAGGAGATTATTCATGAAGGTTTACGAAATGTAGCAGCTGGAGCTAATCCTATTATGGTAAAGAAAGGAATTGATCTAGCCGTAGAAAAAGCAGTCAGTGAAATAAAAAAATTAAGTATAGAAGTTAGTGATAAAGATTCTATATCTAATGTAGCTACTATTTCTGCTGCTGACAGGGAAATAGGAAACATCATTGCTGATGCAATGGAAAAAGTAGGAAAAGATGGAGTAATAACTGTAGAAGAATCTAAAACATTAGGAACGACTTTAGATGTAGTAGAAGGTATGCAGTTTGATAAGGGATATATTTCTCCCTATATGGTAACCGATGCAGAACGAATGGAAGCTATTTTAGATGATCCTCATATTTTAATAACCGACTCTAAGATAAGCAACATGAAAGGTTTATTGCCTATTTTAGAAAAAGTTGCTCAATCAGGTAAACCCTTATTAATTATTGCTGAGGATATCGAAGGAGAGGCTTTAGCTACTTTAATTGTTAATAAAATAAGAGGAACCCTAAATTGTGTTTCTGTGAAAGCACCCGGTTTCGGGGACCGAAGAAAAGAGATGTTAGCTGATATTGCTACAGTAACCGGAGGGCAGTTAATTTCTGAAGAATTAGGTCTAAAATTAGAAAATACAGAAATAAAAATGTTAGGATCTGCTCATCAAGTTAAGATAAACAAGGAAGAGACCATTATAGTCGGAGGAAAAGGAGATACAAAAGAAATCAAGAAAAGAGAAGCCCAACTTCGAATTCAAATAGATGATACTACCTCAGATTATGATCGAGAAAAATTACAGGAAAGATTAGCTAAATTAGTTGGCGGAGTAGCGGTTATTAAAGTAGGGGCTGCTACTGAAACTGAACTGAAAGAGAAGAAACATCGAGTAGAAGATGCCTTGTCTGCAACTAAAGCAGCGGTAGAAGAAGGTATTGTTGCCGGAGGCGGGACTGTTCTGGTTAACATTATTTCAGCCTTGGAAGATATGAAATTAGAAGGTGATCAGAAAATCGGTGCAAAAATTATCATCAAATCTTTAGAAGCTCCTACAAAGCAGATTGCCCAGAATGCTGGTTATGAAGGTTCGGTGATTGTAGAGCAATTAAAGGGCAAAGAAAAAGGAATCGGTTTTGATGCTACCTCTGGAGAATTTACCGACATGATCAAGGCGGGTATTGTTGACCCGGTCAAAGTGACCCGATCTGCTTTACAGAATGCTGCCAGCATAGGTGGAATGATTCTTACTACCGAATGTTTGGTTAGCGATAAACCTGAAGAAAAGAAAGATATGCCAGCTATGCCTCCAGGAGGAATGGGCGGCGGAATGGGCGGAATGTACTAAAGGTTCTTTATAGATAAAAGAGAATTTAGATAAAAAAATGGCATTTTGATTAGAAAATCAAAATGCCATTTTTTGCTTTCTTTACAGAAAATAAATCTTAACGGTTTAACAATTCAGGATTAGAAAAGTAATCTTTTAGTTCTTGAGCCATTACTCCGCTTAAGAAGAGCAAACCGATTAAGTTAGGAATAGCCATTGCTCCGTTAAGGGCATCAGTAAGCAACCAGACAAAAGGAACTTTTACTACAGCACCTAAAAAGGCAACTAAAACAAAAAGCCAGGCATAAGGTTTAACTATCATAGGACCGAGTATGAATCGAGCACATTGTTGGCCATAGAAACACCAGGTAATAATAGTAGAGTAACCAAATAATAAGGAACCAATGGCAACAATTGGACCTCCTACGCCCCCTAATACTGAGGAAAAAGCATGAGCAGTAAGGGCAGTACTGGTAAGGCCGGTTTCTAAAGATTTAGTCAGTACAATAACAATACCGGTCATAGAACAGATAATTAAAGTATCGATCATAACCCCGAC
This window harbors:
- a CDS encoding co-chaperone GroES codes for the protein MNVNVKELKPLEDRVLIKPIVEEEKSKGGILLPDTVSKEKPQVGEVLAVGPGGANKEGKIIPMTVKKGDKVVYAKYSGTDIKGDDDEDYLILSEKDILAIVK
- the groL gene encoding chaperonin GroEL; amino-acid sequence: MAKQFLFDEDARRALEKGAKTLADTVRITLGPKGRNVVLDKKFGSPTITNDGVTIAREIDLEDAFENMGAQFVKEVATKTNDIAGDGTTTATVLAQEIIHEGLRNVAAGANPIMVKKGIDLAVEKAVSEIKKLSIEVSDKDSISNVATISAADREIGNIIADAMEKVGKDGVITVEESKTLGTTLDVVEGMQFDKGYISPYMVTDAERMEAILDDPHILITDSKISNMKGLLPILEKVAQSGKPLLIIAEDIEGEALATLIVNKIRGTLNCVSVKAPGFGDRRKEMLADIATVTGGQLISEELGLKLENTEIKMLGSAHQVKINKEETIIVGGKGDTKEIKKREAQLRIQIDDTTSDYDREKLQERLAKLVGGVAVIKVGAATETELKEKKHRVEDALSATKAAVEEGIVAGGGTVLVNIISALEDMKLEGDQKIGAKIIIKSLEAPTKQIAQNAGYEGSVIVEQLKGKEKGIGFDATSGEFTDMIKAGIVDPVKVTRSALQNAASIGGMILTTECLVSDKPEEKKDMPAMPPGGMGGGMGGMY